In the Luteolibacter rhizosphaerae genome, GGGGATGGGTGATCCCCTCGTTACAGGCTACACCAAGTACGGTTCGCTGGGTGCCTACTCCATGACCGGCTCCGTCGGCAGTGCCGTGAAACCGGATCGCTTCACCTTGGCCGAAACCGCTCCGGCCGGGACCGTGGTTGGAAGCGTGACGCCTTTGCTTTCCCACGGCACGAACCCGCTTCAATTCACGATAGCCTCGGGGAATACGAGCGGGGCCTTCGCGCTGAATTCCATCACGGGCCAACTCACGCTCGCCACACCTTCCGCAATCAATTTCGAAACCCTGTCCACCACATGGGAGACGCCAGCTTGGTTCGAAATGTTTGTAAACGTGCAGGACCTCACGAACTCCGCGCTCAGCGAGGTGCTACGGGTGGTGGTGCATATCACCAATGTCAATGAACCGCCGCTCATCACCGGTGGTTCTGTCGTGATTCCGGAGCGGCTCATGAGCGGGGCGCAAGTCTTCCGCGTGACCGGCACGGATCCGGATCGCTTCGACCGGATTGCATCCTATCAGATCATCTCCGGGAACACGGGGAACGTCTTTGCGATTTCTTCAGAAGGGGTGGTCACGACCACGGTGCCTCCGCTCATTACGGGTGGCGGCACTTACACGCTCACGGTGAGAGCGCAGGATGCAGGCAGCCCTGTGAGCACGGCTACCACCACGGTCACGGTGCAATTGCTGGCGACTCCGGCAGGCACGCAGCCCGGCGGGGCGCGGCGCACGCTCTACGACAATCTCAGCGGCAACACCCTCACGAGCTTGACGGGGAGCACACGCTTTCCGCTCGAGCCGGATCGCGAGATCTTCCTCACCTCGATGGCGGACAGCGGACAAGGGGTGAACCTCGGCAGTGCTACCCGGGCCTTCCTGATCGTCCCCCAGACCGGCACCTACAACTTCTGGATCGGCGGCGACGATGCCTGCCAGCTCCTCTTCGCGGCGAACGGCAATCCCGCCAGCGCGGCGCCCATTGCCAACACCACGACCTCCACGGGCCAATTCCAATGGGACATCTCCACCTCCCAAAAATCCGCCGATATCCCGCTGACGGCGGGGCAGATCTGCTACATCGAGGCGCGTCACAAGCAGGGCAGCAACACGGAGAGCTTCTCGGTCGCTTGGAGCGCCAAGTCCGGAGCACAAACCCTGATCGCCCGGGAGGTGATCCCCGGCACCTATCTGGCGCCGCATAGCATGAACTATCGCCCGAAGCTGGTTCCCGGAACGCTCACGCTCTTCCAGAATGCGGCACCCGGAAACAGCTTCGGATTCGCCGCTGCGGACGACAGCCTGAACCCCGGACAGACCGCCTCCTTCGCCATCACCGGCGGGAACAGCGCCGGGCTTTTCGCGATCCGAGCCTCGGACGGGTGTCTCACGGTGGAGAATCCCGCGCAGATCAATCCGACTGCCTCCTATCAGCTTCAGATCAGCGTTACCGACAACGGGTCACCGCCACGCACGGGGAGTGGAAATCTGAATATCTCCTTCCGCTCGCCGGGGCCGCTCCTGTCTTCACTGAATGTGCAGGCCACGCCACCTGCCAGCGCCACGACCTCCGGCTCCGGCGTCTATCTGCTGGGTACGGAAGTTCCGATCTCCGCCAGTCCGGCAGGAGGAGCGCCACCTTTCCAAGGCTGGAGCGGCACCGGAATCGACAGCCCTTCCTCGCTCGCCACGGACGTGGTGATCGACACCAAGCCGCTTGGAATCGCCGGAGCGAACTTCACCTCCATGAGCCTAACGGACGGAACCGCCGCGCTGGCTCCTGTGGCAGCTTCCAGCGATCTCACATGGTCGCTCCTCGGGAGTACCTCGAACATGGATATCGTGAACTCCACGATCATCGGCGGGGGCGAGGGATTGCGGATCGATGGCGTGAGCGGAAATAACCGCGGTCTGCTCGGCGCGATGGCTTCTCCCGTGACTCTGGCCGTGGGCGAGACTCTTTCCTTGAGCATCGACGGTCACTATCACGAGACGCCCACGAACGCTGCGAACGCGCTGTTGGTGGGATTCACTTCCGCCGCGTCCGCAGACCGGGACAAGACGCTTTCCGTGCGTTTCGGCACCGGCACCACGGCGGGATTCTCCCTTGCCCGTGACATTTCCCCGACCGACCTCTCGCCCGGGACCGGCTCGGTGGGGCTGCTCGCCGCGACAGCCTCCGGACCGGCGATTTCCCCGGTGAGCACGGCCCCGTTCACCATCGTGATGTCGATCAATCGCACGAGCGAGAATTTGTACACGATCTCCGCTGCGATCGGGAGCTCCATGCTGACCACCGCGCCCTTGGCGCTGGGATGGCCGCCGGTTTACGACAGCATTTACATCCGCAATAACGGCATCAACTCGGACTTCACGATCGACAACGTGTTGGTGAGCCGCAGTGCGGCCAAGACGGTGATTGCTTCCTTCCAAGCGCCGGATCCCTATTCGGCTTGGGTTGCGGGCTATCCCCTTGCGGGTGCCGCTGCCGAGAAGAATGCGGACCCCGATGGTGACGGATTCCCGAATGTCGCCGAGATGCATCTCGGCTTCAGCCCCGCGGATGCCGGCTCGCGCCTGAAGCTCACGCTCGGAGGGATCCAAGGATCGAACGTGAACCTCGTGGCGAACCGTCTGGTCACTGT is a window encoding:
- a CDS encoding cadherin domain-containing protein, which gives rise to MNSRPRRAGAWICSALLLSALWFSLQTSPNPVVSGVARKGSPAARPEGLEALPTPSQRGPSKSLARENSPAPTAATPLPECEHCKTSHSIPAASLPLDLDFVRRLAALPGDLSFPLPDGREARGVIEMRVPGADGTIDTISGRLTHPGAGRFTFTRERLEGVFFPLSGTVEILACDTAYRVETREGQPELVALPADAVVCRGMAADEGGDVEELPSDHPTNVPIPEYQNGVIPLQSLPGAAAVAYLDFDGEEGPHVSWGNFDALSYNFSNSKIRGIWLRVSEDLAPFNINVTTDLAVYLAAPINSRQRCIITPTRNAAPSAGGVAYIGSFNNSAEVSCWVYNSGDKACAETVSHELGHTFFLRHDGRSSPAETYYDGHGGTGPVSWGPIMGSAFDPNLTQWSKGEYAGANNFEDDLSIIVGSNNSVDYRADDTGATHATARYLEIQGSTNTVSGQGLIETNTDSDAFRFRTSATGNTSITVKPVAANPNLDLLAEIVTATGTVLASANLPTAVEATVTASALPAGEYILRVSGVGMGDPLVTGYTKYGSLGAYSMTGSVGSAVKPDRFTLAETAPAGTVVGSVTPLLSHGTNPLQFTIASGNTSGAFALNSITGQLTLATPSAINFETLSTTWETPAWFEMFVNVQDLTNSALSEVLRVVVHITNVNEPPLITGGSVVIPERLMSGAQVFRVTGTDPDRFDRIASYQIISGNTGNVFAISSEGVVTTTVPPLITGGGTYTLTVRAQDAGSPVSTATTTVTVQLLATPAGTQPGGARRTLYDNLSGNTLTSLTGSTRFPLEPDREIFLTSMADSGQGVNLGSATRAFLIVPQTGTYNFWIGGDDACQLLFAANGNPASAAPIANTTTSTGQFQWDISTSQKSADIPLTAGQICYIEARHKQGSNTESFSVAWSAKSGAQTLIAREVIPGTYLAPHSMNYRPKLVPGTLTLFQNAAPGNSFGFAAADDSLNPGQTASFAITGGNSAGLFAIRASDGCLTVENPAQINPTASYQLQISVTDNGSPPRTGSGNLNISFRSPGPLLSSLNVQATPPASATTSGSGVYLLGTEVPISASPAGGAPPFQGWSGTGIDSPSSLATDVVIDTKPLGIAGANFTSMSLTDGTAALAPVAASSDLTWSLLGSTSNMDIVNSTIIGGGEGLRIDGVSGNNRGLLGAMASPVTLAVGETLSLSIDGHYHETPTNAANALLVGFTSAASADRDKTLSVRFGTGTTAGFSLARDISPTDLSPGTGSVGLLAATASGPAISPVSTAPFTIVMSINRTSENLYTISAAIGSSMLTTAPLALGWPPVYDSIYIRNNGINSDFTIDNVLVSRSAAKTVIASFQAPDPYSAWVAGYPLAGAAAEKNADPDGDGFPNVAEMHLGFSPADAGSRLKLTLGGIQGSNVNLVANRLVTVGTFTLQWSDSLSGTWPGSQVITVAADGWNIPIPASASGARRFYRLTYAPPTP